Part of the Candidatus Jidaibacter acanthamoeba genome is shown below.
GTGCAAGAAACTCTAGTTCTTCTTGGGTTGAGGTTCTACCCAATATTTTGTTACGGTGAGGAAATCTGCCAAATTTATTAATTATGTTATAGTGTAGTTTAGCATATTTTAATGGTTCTTCTTGTTCTTTAAATAAATCTAAGCATAATTTTTGGTCAGTTAAGTTCTCACTATGCATTAGGGGAAGATATAAGAAGTGTTGGTATTCCTTTTTAGATAATTTATTATTTAAACCATGGTTAATAGCATACTTTGTAAAGTATAGTGCTTTTTCATCTGTTGCAAAAGCTGTAGGTTTATCTCTAAACATGTTTCTTGGAAATTGATCTAGTATAATAATTAAGGCTAATAATCCTTCTGGGGTATTTTTCCAATGATCAAGATTACCTGAAGCTGCCTGTTGGTAAACGTTGTGGAATTTATTTTTTATTAAAGCATCAAACTTCTTGTTTTTAGCAAACCATAAAGGTTGATTTTCTTTAGAAAACCAAAAATCAATAATATTTGCAGGTGAGATGTTATAAGGTGTATTTTTTTTCATGACATAGTTTTCTAAGTTAATTTGATTGAAAACAAATAATATAATTAAGCAGGGGAGGTTTATAATCAATCTGTGCACCCATATAATTATCAATAATGTCTTTAAGTTAACCTAATTTGCTGTAATTTGAAATACATTATATGTATGTTTTACTTTTTTCAAAGCTATCTAATAGCTTTACTCCAGGTTCCTTTAAAGTACCATCTCCATTAAATAGTAGTAAATTGTAGCTTTTGTAATTCCCAATCTTTTAGGGTTCTGTCGCATCTGTATTTAAGGAATAATGGAAAGAATGGATTGCATTAGAAATGTCTTCACGCAAATCTACTGCTCAAAGGCGTATAGATGAATTGTTATATAAATTAGTTCCTAATGACACTGTAATTGCTTCTGAGCTATCGCGCTTAGGTCGTTCTATCAAAGAAACATTAAATACCATTGAAGCAATTATACATGATAAACAATCCAGGCTTATTCTTATCACACAAAACTTAGATCTAAACCCTAAAGATACAAATAATACTACCAATAAGGTACTAATTACAATATTCTCTATGATGGCAGAATTGGAACGTGACTTTATATCAGAGCGTACAAAAGAAGTCTTAAATGCCAGGGTTGCAAGAGGTATTAAACTTGGTAAACCCAAGGGGACATTACAAAATTCAATGTATGATGCTGATCAGGAGAAAATCTTTCATTTATATAAGCTTGGGGTGCCGTTGCGAAAAATTATTTCTACTCATATTGGATATGGAAAATATTGCTTACTTAAAGGATATATTGGAAAAAAATACCCGGAAGTCTCGTGATTACTAGCATCACAACATATAACTGGAAAAAACGAGGGTTAAAGGGCAGAACCCCATTATCTGAAATATCTGACTTTT
Proteins encoded:
- a CDS encoding DUF924 family protein, whose product is MKKNTPYNISPANIIDFWFSKENQPLWFAKNKKFDALIKNKFHNVYQQAASGNLDHWKNTPEGLLALIIILDQFPRNMFRDKPTAFATDEKALYFTKYAINHGLNNKLSKKEYQHFLYLPLMHSENLTDQKLCLDLFKEQEEPLKYAKLHYNIINKFGRFPHRNKILGRTSTQEELEFLAQPNSSF
- a CDS encoding recombinase family protein produces the protein MSSRKSTAQRRIDELLYKLVPNDTVIASELSRLGRSIKETLNTIEAIIHDKQSRLILITQNLDLNPKDTNNTTNKVLITIFSMMAELERDFISERTKEVLNARVARGIKLGKPKGTLQNSMYDADQEKIFHLYKLGVPLRKIISTHIGYGKYCLLKGYIGKKYPEVS